The Rhizobium sp. ZPR4 DNA segment GCGTGTCTTTGAGGCCGCCCATACCCTCAATTGGATTCCCAACGCAGCTGGCCGGGCTCTGGCGTCGAGCAAGACGCAGATTGCCGGCGCAATCATTCCGACGCTCGACAATGAAATTTTTGCCAACCAGATCAGCGGCATGCAATCTGTCTTCAGCAAGCACGGCTTTACCTTGCTTCTCGGCTGTTCCAACTACGATCCGCAAGAGGGGTTGCGGCAAGCACGCGCCATGCTTGCCCGTGGCGTCGAAGCTATTTCGATCGTCGGCGAAGATCACCCTCCTGAGCTTTTCGAGGCTCTAAGATCGCGTCACGTGCCCTACGTCGTGACCTACTCCTTCAACAAAACGTCATCACATCCTTGCATCGGCTTCGACAATTACACGGCATTTCGTGAGATCGTCGAACACCTTCTTTCTCTCGGCCACCGCAGATTTGGCGCTATTTTTCAGCCGCTCGATAACAATGATCGCGTCAGGGCCAGGTTAAAAGGGATCACAGATGCGTTGCGGGATGCCGGCTTGGCCGTTGGCGCGGATCGCTGTCTCGTTGGTCCGTCGACGATAGACTTCGGAGGATCGAGCTTCCTGCGCATGATGGGTCAGGCAGACCGACCAACGGCGATAATATGCGGAAATGACAATATTGCGTTGGGTGCATTGTTAAAGGCGAAGGAAATCGGATTGGCTGCACCCAATGATTTCTCGATAACCGGCTTCGACAATCTTGCGATATCGTCGCGATTTCATCCGACACTTACCACGATGATGATCGACAACCAGGAAATCGGAAGCCGTGCCGCAGCAGCGCTTTTGCAAGCCATAGCGGAAGGGCATCACCTGCTAACTTCGGTTGAGATCAAGCCAGAGCTCAAGATACGGGAAAGCACCGCACCTGTGCGTTCGACAATCCCGCTATGATCGGTTCCCACGCACGCGGCACAGCGTTTGGAAGGTCTTTAGTTTGGTGGACGATCGGCTAAGCGCAGTTGCAGCGTGGCATTTCCTTGACGCGAGGATAGTTGTAGGCGTTGACTTTCGAGGTCGTGTAGCCGGCGCCGACAAGTGCTTCCGCAAGCTTGATGGCGGCCGTGACACCGTCGATGACCGGAACGCCGGTTGCCGCCTGCAGCCGATCGCAAAGGGAAGACATGCCCGCACAGCCGAG contains these protein-coding regions:
- a CDS encoding LacI family DNA-binding transcriptional regulator: MQGFLTGEARIKVEGEPIRRTRNGSGRVKLQEVAQKANVSTATVSRAFNEPSKVSEEVRQRVFEAAHTLNWIPNAAGRALASSKTQIAGAIIPTLDNEIFANQISGMQSVFSKHGFTLLLGCSNYDPQEGLRQARAMLARGVEAISIVGEDHPPELFEALRSRHVPYVVTYSFNKTSSHPCIGFDNYTAFREIVEHLLSLGHRRFGAIFQPLDNNDRVRARLKGITDALRDAGLAVGADRCLVGPSTIDFGGSSFLRMMGQADRPTAIICGNDNIALGALLKAKEIGLAAPNDFSITGFDNLAISSRFHPTLTTMMIDNQEIGSRAAAALLQAIAEGHHLLTSVEIKPELKIRESTAPVRSTIPL